Proteins from a genomic interval of Heteronotia binoei isolate CCM8104 ecotype False Entrance Well chromosome 7, APGP_CSIRO_Hbin_v1, whole genome shotgun sequence:
- the LOC132575303 gene encoding uncharacterized protein K02A2.6-like: protein ELSTHKGCLLWGNRVVIPKPLQDQVLRALHEAHPGIVRMKALAQSYVWWPGLDAEIEAWVKRCPTCQVSRPDPPCGPVQSWESTKNPWSRLHMDFAGPFHGRTLLILVDSYSKWLEVVQVPSPSSQATITALRAIFATHGLPETIVTDNGTAFTSAVFQDFLAKNLIRHIHSAPFHPATNGQAERMVRTAKEALNRLSPSDWPKDMACFLMAYQTTPTASTGRSPAELLMGRRICTLLDKLHPDRA from the coding sequence gaactatccacccacaaaggctgcctactatggggcaacagagtcgtcatccccaaacccttgcaagaccaagtgctgagagccctgcacgaggcacacccgggcatagtccgcatgaaggctctcgcacagagctatgtctggtggcccggcctcgatgcagaaattgaggcttgggttaaaaggtgcccgacatgccaggtgtcaaggcctgaccccccatgtggcccagtgcaatcatgggaatccaccaaaaacccctggtcaagactgcatatggactttgctggccccttccatgggcggactctactcatactagtggattcatactccaagtggttggaggtggtccaggtgccctcgccatcatcgcaggcgaccatcacggctctgagggccatctttgcaacccacgggttgccagagaccatcgtcaccgacaacggcacagcattcacgtccgcagtgttccaggacttcttggccaagaacctcatcaggcacattcactctgccccgtttcatccagccaccaacggccaggcagagcggatggtgcgcacggcaaaggaggccttgaaccgtctgagcccctcagactggccaaaagacatggcgtgtttcctaatggcctaccagaccacacctaccgcctccacaggtcgcagtccagcagaactcctcatgggccgccgcatctgcaccctgctggacaagctgcaccctgaccgagcc